A single genomic interval of Pseudomonas sp. FeN3W harbors:
- a CDS encoding cell division protein FtsQ/DivIB, whose translation MIATLRHSQPASGRASRKPAQRGASRLVQPQPLSQRLPKPSLAGLKRFVWPVLLVGLAVGLYELGERLLPYADRPIAKVSVQGELGYVSREAVQQRIAPFVEQSFFKVDLNGMRHQLEQMPWIAHVEVRRVWPDQVMVRLDEQLPIARWGGEALLNNKGQAFSPDDLTRYEHLPHLYGPKRAQQRVMQQYQMLSQMLRPLGFSISRLELRERGSWFLTTNQGVELLLGRDQVVEKMRRFTAIYQKALEQESEKIARIDLRYANGLAVAWHEPVPTVTDTTVAAKN comes from the coding sequence ATGATCGCCACGCTGCGCCATTCGCAACCCGCAAGCGGCCGCGCCTCGCGCAAGCCCGCGCAACGGGGTGCGAGCCGCCTGGTGCAACCGCAGCCGCTGTCGCAACGCCTGCCAAAGCCGAGCCTCGCCGGACTGAAGCGTTTCGTCTGGCCAGTGCTGCTGGTCGGGCTGGCGGTCGGGCTTTACGAGCTGGGCGAGCGGCTGCTGCCTTACGCCGACCGGCCGATCGCCAAGGTCAGTGTGCAGGGCGAGCTGGGCTATGTCAGCCGCGAGGCGGTCCAGCAGCGTATAGCGCCTTTCGTCGAGCAGAGCTTCTTCAAGGTTGATCTGAACGGCATGCGCCACCAACTGGAACAGATGCCGTGGATCGCCCATGTCGAGGTCCGTCGCGTCTGGCCGGACCAGGTGATGGTGCGTCTGGATGAGCAATTGCCGATTGCCCGCTGGGGGGGCGAAGCATTGCTTAACAATAAAGGGCAGGCTTTCTCGCCGGATGACCTGACCCGATATGAACACTTGCCACATTTATATGGTCCGAAGCGGGCCCAACAGCGTGTCATGCAGCAATACCAGATGCTCAGCCAGATGCTGCGTCCGCTGGGATTCTCCATTTCCCGTCTGGAGCTGCGCGAGCGTGGAAGCTGGTTCCTGACCACCAACCAGGGCGTCGAGTTGTTGCTGGGGCGGGATCAGGTTGTAGAAAAAATGCGTCGTTTCACCGCCATCTATCAAAAGGCGCTGGAGCAGGAAAGCGAGAAAATCGCACGGATCGATCTGCGCTATGCGAACGGCCTGGCCGTCGCCTGGCATGAGCCGGTCCCGACTGTGACGGATACGACCGTCGCTGCGAAGAATTGA
- a CDS encoding D-alanine--D-alanine ligase yields MTTLHSTRDPKAFGRVAVLFGGKSAEREVSLKSGAAVLAALQEAGVDAFGIDAGDDLLQRLSSERIDRAFIVLHGRGGEDGSMQGLLECAGIPYTGSGILASALAMDKLRTKQVWQSLGLPTPQHAVLATEADCKAAAETLGFPLIVKPAHEGSSIGMAKVGGLAELIDAWRAASGYDSQVLVEQWIQGPEFTVAVLHGQVLPPIGLGTPHTFYDYDAKYLASDTQYRIPCGLDAVREQQLKTLSARACEAVGIRGWARVDVMQDGNGDFWLLEVNTVPGMTDHSLVPMAARAAGLDFQQLVLSILDDSLEAGS; encoded by the coding sequence ATGACGACCCTGCATTCGACTCGCGACCCCAAGGCGTTTGGTCGTGTCGCCGTACTCTTCGGGGGCAAGAGCGCCGAACGCGAAGTTTCCCTGAAATCCGGCGCGGCAGTGCTCGCCGCATTGCAGGAGGCCGGTGTGGATGCGTTCGGCATCGATGCCGGCGATGACCTGCTGCAACGCCTGAGCAGCGAGCGTATCGATCGAGCCTTCATCGTCCTGCATGGCCGTGGTGGCGAAGACGGCAGCATGCAGGGCCTGCTGGAGTGCGCCGGCATTCCCTACACCGGCAGCGGCATTCTGGCTTCGGCTCTGGCCATGGACAAACTGCGCACCAAGCAGGTCTGGCAGAGCCTTGGCTTGCCGACGCCGCAGCACGCCGTGTTGGCTACGGAAGCCGATTGCAAGGCTGCGGCAGAAACCTTGGGTTTTCCGCTGATCGTCAAACCCGCCCATGAAGGCTCGAGCATCGGCATGGCCAAGGTTGGCGGGCTCGCCGAGCTGATCGATGCCTGGCGTGCCGCCAGCGGCTATGACTCGCAGGTGTTGGTCGAGCAGTGGATACAGGGCCCGGAATTCACCGTGGCGGTGCTGCACGGCCAGGTACTGCCACCGATTGGCCTGGGCACGCCGCACACCTTTTACGACTACGACGCCAAGTACCTGGCTTCCGATACCCAGTACCGCATTCCCTGTGGCCTCGATGCTGTACGCGAACAGCAACTGAAGACGCTGTCGGCGCGTGCTTGCGAAGCTGTGGGTATTCGCGGTTGGGCTCGTGTCGACGTGATGCAGGACGGCAACGGCGATTTCTGGCTGCTGGAAGTGAATACCGTGCCGGGCATGACCGATCACAGTCTGGTGCCCATGGCGGCGCGTGCCGCGGGCCTGGATTTCCAGCAACTGGTCCTGAGCATTCTCGATGACAGCCTCGAGGCGGGGAGCTAG
- the murC gene encoding UDP-N-acetylmuramate--L-alanine ligase has translation MRRIRRIHFVGIGGVGMCGIAEVLLNLGYEVSGSDLKESASTVRLQSFGAQIFIGHQAGNVAGADVLVVSSAVNSANPEVALALEQRIPVVPRAEMLAELMRYRHGIAVAGTHGKTTTTSLLASVFAAGGLDPTFVIGGRLTAAGTNAQLGSSRYLIAEADESDASFLHLQPMVAVVTNIDADHMSTYGGDFGKLKKTFVEFLHNLPFYGLAVLCVDDPFVREIIPQIGRPITTYGFSEDADVRATNVRQQGMRTFFTVLRDGCEPLDVSVNMPGNHNVLNALATIAIATDEGIDDEAIVQGLAEFAGVGRRFQVYGDLPVEDGSVMLVDDYGHHPREVAAVIKAVRGGWPERRLVMVYQPHRYSRTRDLYDDFVQVLGESNVLLLMEVYPAGEEPIPGADSRQLCHSIRQRGQLDPIYVERGVDLAPLVKPLLRAGDILLCQGAGDIGGLAPQLLKSPLFGGDGAARKSK, from the coding sequence ATGCGGCGCATTCGTCGCATTCACTTTGTCGGTATCGGCGGGGTTGGCATGTGCGGCATCGCCGAGGTGCTGCTCAATCTCGGCTACGAGGTGTCCGGCTCGGATCTCAAGGAATCCGCCAGTACCGTTCGCTTGCAGAGCTTCGGTGCGCAGATCTTCATCGGCCATCAGGCCGGCAATGTTGCCGGCGCCGACGTGTTGGTGGTGTCCAGCGCGGTCAACTCGGCCAATCCGGAAGTCGCCCTGGCGCTCGAACAGCGTATTCCGGTCGTACCGCGTGCCGAGATGCTTGCCGAGTTGATGCGCTACCGGCATGGCATCGCCGTCGCCGGTACCCACGGCAAGACCACCACCACCAGTCTGCTGGCTTCGGTGTTCGCCGCCGGCGGGCTCGACCCGACTTTCGTCATCGGTGGCCGCCTCACTGCCGCCGGTACCAACGCGCAACTGGGCAGCAGCCGTTATCTGATCGCCGAGGCGGATGAGAGCGATGCCAGCTTCCTGCACCTGCAGCCGATGGTCGCGGTGGTGACCAATATCGACGCCGACCATATGAGCACCTATGGCGGCGACTTCGGCAAGCTGAAGAAGACCTTCGTCGAGTTCCTGCACAACCTGCCGTTCTACGGCCTGGCAGTGCTCTGCGTCGACGACCCGTTCGTTCGCGAGATCATTCCGCAAATCGGCCGGCCGATCACGACCTACGGTTTCAGTGAAGACGCCGACGTGCGTGCCACCAACGTCCGTCAGCAAGGCATGCGTACCTTCTTCACAGTGCTGCGCGATGGCTGTGAGCCTCTGGATGTGTCAGTGAACATGCCGGGCAACCACAACGTGCTGAATGCCCTGGCCACCATCGCCATTGCCACCGATGAAGGCATCGACGACGAAGCCATCGTTCAGGGGCTCGCTGAGTTTGCCGGCGTCGGCCGCCGCTTTCAGGTCTATGGCGATCTACCGGTCGAGGACGGCAGCGTGATGCTGGTCGACGACTACGGTCATCACCCCCGCGAAGTCGCCGCAGTGATCAAGGCAGTCCGCGGTGGCTGGCCGGAGCGGCGCCTGGTCATGGTCTATCAGCCTCATCGCTACAGCCGTACCCGTGATCTCTACGATGACTTCGTGCAGGTGCTCGGCGAATCCAACGTGTTGCTGCTGATGGAAGTCTATCCGGCCGGCGAGGAGCCGATACCTGGCGCCGACAGCCGCCAGCTGTGTCACAGCATCCGCCAGCGCGGCCAGTTGGACCCGATCTACGTCGAGCGTGGCGTCGACCTCGCTCCGCTGGTTAAGCCGCTGCTGCGTGCCGGCGACATTCTGCTTTGCCAAGGTGCCGGCGATATCGGTGGCCTGGCGCCGCAACTGCTCAAGAGTCCGCTGTTCGGTGGCGATGGCGCCGCGAGGAAATCCAAATGA
- the murG gene encoding undecaprenyldiphospho-muramoylpentapeptide beta-N-acetylglucosaminyltransferase: protein MAANVLIMAGGTGGHVFPALACAREFQARGYAVHWLGTPRGIENELVPAAGLPLHLIQVSGLRGKGIASLIKAPLQLIRSLFQARRIVRELQPVCVLGLGGYVTGPGGLAAKLAGVPLVIHEQNAVAGTANRSLAPLSSRVCEAFPETFRASAKRRTTGNPVREELFLETPRDTLAGRRPRLLVLGGSLGAEPLNKLLPAALAQVPADVRPQVFHQAGKQHADITTQRYAEVAVEAEVAPFIKDMARAYAWADLVICRAGALTVCELAAAGLPSFLVPLPHAIDDHQTRNAEYLAKEGAAVLLPQAKTDAAVLAAQLTEVMMQPEKLKAMGAIARRLARPDATRSVVDICLEVARG from the coding sequence ATGGCCGCTAACGTATTGATCATGGCCGGCGGCACCGGTGGCCATGTATTCCCGGCGCTGGCCTGTGCCCGTGAGTTCCAGGCCCGCGGCTACGCCGTGCACTGGCTCGGCACGCCGCGCGGCATCGAGAATGAACTGGTACCCGCCGCTGGCCTGCCGCTGCATCTGATCCAGGTCAGCGGATTGCGCGGCAAGGGCATCGCTTCGCTGATCAAGGCACCGCTGCAGCTGATTCGCTCGCTGTTCCAGGCGCGTCGCATCGTGCGCGAGCTGCAACCGGTCTGCGTGCTGGGGCTGGGCGGTTACGTCACCGGTCCGGGCGGCCTGGCTGCCAAGCTGGCCGGGGTCCCCTTGGTGATTCACGAACAGAACGCTGTCGCCGGTACGGCCAATCGTAGCCTCGCGCCGCTCTCCAGCCGCGTTTGCGAAGCCTTCCCGGAAACCTTCAGGGCCAGCGCCAAGCGCCGTACCACCGGCAATCCGGTGCGTGAGGAGCTGTTTCTGGAAACCCCGCGCGACACCCTGGCCGGTCGCCGGCCGCGCCTCTTGGTACTGGGCGGCAGCCTCGGTGCCGAACCGCTTAACAAACTGCTGCCCGCCGCGCTCGCCCAGGTACCGGCGGACGTGCGGCCGCAGGTGTTTCATCAGGCCGGCAAGCAGCACGCCGACATCACCACGCAGCGTTATGCCGAAGTCGCCGTCGAGGCGGAAGTCGCGCCCTTCATCAAGGACATGGCGCGGGCCTACGCCTGGGCCGATCTGGTCATCTGCCGTGCCGGCGCGCTCACCGTTTGCGAGCTGGCCGCCGCTGGCCTGCCGTCCTTTCTGGTACCGCTGCCGCATGCGATCGACGACCACCAGACGCGCAATGCCGAATATCTGGCGAAGGAGGGCGCTGCCGTCCTTCTGCCGCAAGCTAAGACTGATGCGGCCGTGCTTGCCGCTCAGCTGACCGAGGTAATGATGCAGCCGGAAAAACTCAAGGCCATGGGCGCTATCGCGCGCCGTCTGGCCCGGCCCGACGCCACCCGCAGCGTGGTCGATATCTGTCTGGAGGTGGCCCGTGGCTAA
- the ftsW gene encoding putative lipid II flippase FtsW, with protein sequence MLAFLRHAPSPLFGRRGLDLDFPMLAGCLALLGLGLVMITSASSEVAAVNSGNSLYHMIRHLIYVALGLGAGAAMLLVPLSVWQRLDWMLLLAAFGLLILVLLPGIGREVNGSMRWIGFGAFNVQPSELAKVFVVIYLAGYLVRRQEEVRESMWGFAKPFLVLLPMAFLLLLEPDFGATVVMMGAAVAMLFLGGVGMIRFSLLVIAAVGAVVVLVQTQEYRLQRLITFTDPWADQYGAGYQLTQALIAFGRGEWFGVGLGNSVQKQFYLPEAHTDFVFSVLAEELGMIGALATIALFAFVGIRALYIGLWAEKARQFFAAYVAWGLAFLWLGQFLINVGVNVGLLPTKGLTLPFLSYGGSSLVVTCASMALLLRIEWESRTVLGSEDTEFDEADFAEPLAKEAAHGR encoded by the coding sequence ATGCTCGCCTTCCTGCGCCATGCACCTTCGCCTCTGTTCGGCCGCCGCGGTCTGGATCTTGATTTTCCCATGCTCGCTGGCTGCCTGGCGCTGCTTGGCCTCGGCCTGGTGATGATCACCTCGGCGTCATCCGAAGTGGCTGCGGTCAACTCCGGCAATTCGCTTTACCACATGATTCGGCATCTGATCTATGTCGCCCTGGGCCTGGGCGCGGGTGCGGCCATGCTGCTGGTACCGCTGTCGGTCTGGCAGCGCCTGGACTGGATGCTGCTGCTGGCGGCGTTCGGCCTGCTGATCCTGGTCCTGCTGCCGGGAATCGGCCGGGAAGTAAACGGCTCCATGCGCTGGATCGGTTTCGGCGCCTTCAACGTGCAGCCATCCGAGCTGGCAAAAGTCTTCGTGGTGATCTACCTGGCCGGCTATCTGGTGCGCCGGCAGGAAGAAGTCCGCGAGAGCATGTGGGGATTCGCCAAGCCGTTTCTGGTGCTGCTGCCGATGGCATTCCTCCTGCTGCTGGAGCCTGACTTTGGCGCCACGGTAGTCATGATGGGCGCCGCGGTGGCGATGTTGTTTCTCGGTGGCGTCGGCATGATCCGCTTCAGCCTGCTGGTGATCGCCGCGGTGGGTGCCGTGGTGGTGCTGGTGCAGACCCAGGAGTATCGCCTGCAGCGCCTGATTACTTTCACCGATCCCTGGGCCGATCAGTATGGCGCCGGCTACCAGCTGACCCAGGCATTGATCGCCTTTGGGCGTGGCGAATGGTTCGGCGTCGGGCTGGGTAACAGCGTGCAGAAGCAGTTCTATTTGCCGGAAGCGCACACCGACTTCGTATTTTCCGTGCTGGCCGAGGAGCTGGGCATGATCGGTGCGTTGGCCACCATCGCGCTGTTCGCGTTCGTCGGCATCCGCGCGCTGTATATAGGTCTCTGGGCAGAGAAGGCTCGGCAGTTCTTCGCCGCCTATGTCGCCTGGGGTCTGGCGTTCCTCTGGTTGGGCCAGTTCCTGATCAACGTAGGCGTGAATGTCGGGCTGCTGCCGACCAAGGGTCTGACACTGCCGTTCCTCAGTTATGGTGGCAGCTCGCTGGTGGTGACCTGCGCAAGCATGGCGCTGTTGCTGCGCATCGAATGGGAAAGCCGCACCGTGCTGGGCAGCGAGGACACCGAGTTCGACGAAGCCGATTTCGCCGAGCCGCTGGCCAAGGAGGCCGCCCATGGCCGCTAA
- the murD gene encoding UDP-N-acetylmuramoyl-L-alanine--D-glutamate ligase — translation MSLVRHLARRGLPFAVADTRVNPPELATLKAEYPGVQVRCGELDVEFLCTASELLVSPGLAVSTPALQEAAARGVKLSGDIELFAREAKAPIIAITGSNAKSTVTTLVGEMAVAAGRKVAVGGNLGTPALDLLADDVELYVLELSSFQLETTEQLNAEVATCLNISEDHMDRYSGLPAYHQAKHRIFRGARQVVINRDDRLSRPLVADDLPTWTFGLGKPDFKGFGLFEEKGEKYLAFQFDALMPVRELRMRGAHNQSNALAALALGHAVGLPFEPMLETLRQFAGLPHRCQWVGQRGDVSYYDDSKATNVGAALAAIEGLGADIDGKLVLIAGGDGKGADFAALRAPIARYCRAVMLLGRDAQRLADALADTTTLVHVATLDEAVQRAAECAEAGDAVLLSPACASLDMFKNFEERGRLFAAAVEALD, via the coding sequence ATGTCTTTGGTTCGCCATCTGGCGCGCCGTGGCCTGCCGTTTGCCGTCGCTGACACCCGTGTGAACCCGCCGGAATTGGCGACGCTCAAGGCCGAGTATCCAGGCGTACAAGTGCGCTGTGGCGAACTGGACGTCGAGTTTCTCTGCACCGCCAGTGAGCTGCTGGTAAGCCCGGGTCTGGCCGTCAGTACGCCAGCGCTGCAGGAAGCCGCGGCGCGCGGAGTCAAGCTGTCCGGCGATATCGAGCTGTTCGCCCGCGAAGCCAAGGCTCCGATCATCGCGATCACCGGTTCCAACGCCAAGAGCACCGTGACCACGCTGGTCGGCGAGATGGCTGTGGCGGCAGGGCGCAAGGTGGCGGTCGGGGGTAACCTGGGCACGCCGGCGCTGGATCTGCTGGCAGACGACGTCGAGCTGTATGTGCTGGAGCTGTCCAGCTTTCAGCTGGAGACCACCGAGCAGCTCAATGCCGAGGTGGCGACCTGCCTGAACATCAGCGAAGACCATATGGACCGCTACAGCGGCCTGCCAGCCTACCACCAGGCCAAACACCGGATTTTCCGTGGCGCGCGTCAGGTGGTGATCAATCGCGATGACCGGCTCAGCCGTCCGCTGGTCGCGGATGACCTGCCGACCTGGACTTTCGGCCTCGGCAAGCCGGACTTCAAGGGCTTCGGACTGTTCGAGGAAAAAGGCGAGAAATACCTGGCGTTCCAGTTCGATGCGCTGATGCCGGTTCGCGAGCTGAGGATGCGCGGTGCGCACAATCAGTCCAATGCACTGGCCGCACTGGCACTGGGGCACGCGGTGGGGCTGCCGTTCGAGCCGATGCTGGAGACGCTGCGCCAGTTCGCCGGCTTGCCGCATCGCTGCCAGTGGGTTGGCCAGCGTGGCGACGTCAGCTATTACGACGATTCTAAGGCCACCAATGTCGGTGCCGCGCTGGCAGCGATCGAAGGCCTGGGTGCGGATATCGACGGCAAGCTGGTGTTGATCGCTGGTGGCGATGGCAAGGGCGCAGACTTCGCCGCGTTGCGTGCGCCGATTGCGCGCTATTGCCGTGCCGTAATGCTGCTGGGGCGTGACGCGCAACGTCTTGCTGACGCACTGGCCGATACCACCACGCTGGTTCATGTCGCCACACTGGACGAAGCCGTGCAGCGCGCCGCCGAATGCGCCGAAGCGGGCGATGCGGTGCTGTTGTCGCCGGCCTGTGCCAGTCTGGACATGTTCAAGAATTTCGAAGAGCGCGGTCGCCTGTTCGCCGCTGCGGTGGAGGCGCTCGACTGA
- the mraY gene encoding phospho-N-acetylmuramoyl-pentapeptide-transferase, with amino-acid sequence MLLLLAEYLQQFHKGFAVFQYLSLRGILGVLTALVLSLWMGPWLIRTLQMRQIGQSVRTDGPQSHLSKSGTPTMGGALILSAISISTLLWADLSNRYVWVVLAVTLLFGAIGWVDDYRKVIEKNSRGLPSRWKYFWQSVFGLGAALFLYMTAQTPVETTLILPLLKNIEIPLGIGFVVLSYFVIVGSSNAVNLTDGLDGLAIMPTVMVGGGLGIFCYLSGNVNFAEYLLIPYVPGAGELIVFCGALIGAGLGFLWFNTYPAQVFMGDVGALALGAALGTIAVIVRQEVVLFIMGGVFVMETLSVMIQVASFKLTGKRVFRMAPIHHHFELKGWPEPRVIVRFWIITVILVLVGLATLKLR; translated from the coding sequence ATGCTGCTGCTGCTCGCCGAGTATCTGCAACAGTTCCACAAAGGCTTCGCGGTCTTTCAGTACCTGTCGCTGCGTGGAATTCTCGGCGTCCTCACCGCGCTGGTGCTGTCGCTGTGGATGGGCCCCTGGCTGATCCGCACACTGCAGATGCGCCAGATCGGCCAGTCCGTGCGCACCGATGGTCCGCAGTCGCACCTGTCCAAATCCGGTACGCCGACCATGGGTGGTGCGCTGATCCTCAGCGCCATCAGCATCAGCACCTTGCTCTGGGCCGACCTGTCCAATCGCTACGTCTGGGTGGTGCTGGCGGTGACCTTGCTGTTCGGCGCGATCGGCTGGGTCGATGACTATCGCAAGGTGATCGAGAAGAACTCCCGTGGCTTGCCGAGCCGCTGGAAGTATTTCTGGCAATCGGTCTTTGGCCTCGGCGCCGCGCTCTTCCTTTATATGACCGCGCAGACGCCGGTCGAAACCACGCTGATTCTGCCGCTGCTGAAGAACATCGAGATTCCGCTGGGGATCGGTTTCGTCGTGTTGAGCTACTTCGTCATCGTCGGGTCGAGCAACGCGGTCAACCTGACCGACGGCCTCGATGGTCTGGCGATCATGCCAACGGTGATGGTCGGCGGCGGCCTGGGCATCTTCTGCTACCTATCCGGCAACGTGAACTTCGCCGAATACCTGCTCATTCCTTACGTGCCGGGCGCCGGCGAGCTGATCGTCTTCTGCGGCGCGCTGATCGGTGCCGGCCTCGGCTTTCTCTGGTTCAACACCTATCCCGCCCAGGTCTTCATGGGCGATGTCGGTGCGCTGGCGCTCGGCGCGGCGCTGGGCACCATCGCCGTGATCGTTCGCCAGGAAGTCGTGCTCTTCATCATGGGCGGCGTGTTCGTGATGGAAACCCTGTCGGTGATGATCCAGGTCGCGAGCTTCAAGCTGACGGGCAAGCGCGTGTTCCGCATGGCGCCGATCCACCACCATTTCGAACTCAAGGGCTGGCCCGAACCCCGGGTGATCGTGCGCTTCTGGATCATTACCGTGATCCTGGTGCTCGTTGGCCTTGCCACCCTGAAACTGAGGTAA
- the murF gene encoding UDP-N-acetylmuramoyl-tripeptide--D-alanyl-D-alanine ligase — translation MLESMRLSELQLPLSGRLVGADACFTAVSTDSRAIEPGQLFIALAGPRFDGHAYLADVAGKGAVAALVEREVADAGLPQLIVADTRLALGKLGALNRAAFNGPVAAITGSSGKTSVKEMLASILRSAHGQDAVLATRGNLNNDLGAPLTLLELSTSHRSAVIELGASRPGDIAYTVDLVRPDVSVITNAGTAHVGEFGGPDKIVEAKGEILDGLNASGTAVLNRDDKAYSTWAERAAGKRIVSFGLDDPLVDFSAGSLAYDQRGCPNFVLTGPLGNLRIQLNLLGRHNVANALAAAAAAYALGIEAEAVVAGLESLQPVKGRAVAQMLSNGVRLIDDSYNANPASICAAIDVLASFAGRTILVLGDMGELGEWAEQGHRDVGAYAAGKIDTLYAVGPLMAHAIQAFGPGARHFADQASLIDSLRAEQGSGTTILIKGSRSAAMDKVVDALAGPSMEKH, via the coding sequence ATGCTTGAGTCGATGCGCCTGAGCGAATTGCAGCTACCGCTGTCTGGCCGTCTGGTCGGAGCGGATGCCTGCTTCACTGCCGTCAGCACGGACAGCCGGGCCATCGAGCCTGGGCAGCTGTTCATCGCGCTGGCCGGGCCGCGCTTCGATGGCCATGCCTATCTGGCGGACGTCGCCGGCAAAGGCGCCGTTGCAGCGCTGGTCGAGCGTGAAGTTGCAGATGCAGGCTTGCCACAGCTGATCGTTGCCGATACCCGATTGGCGCTTGGGAAGCTCGGCGCGCTCAATCGCGCCGCATTCAACGGCCCGGTCGCAGCGATCACCGGCTCCAGCGGCAAGACCAGCGTGAAGGAGATGCTCGCCAGCATTCTGCGCAGCGCCCATGGCCAGGACGCCGTACTGGCGACTCGTGGCAATCTCAACAATGACCTGGGTGCGCCACTGACGCTGTTGGAGTTGAGCACCAGTCATCGCAGCGCCGTCATCGAACTCGGTGCTTCACGGCCTGGCGATATTGCCTATACCGTCGATCTGGTGCGCCCGGATGTCAGTGTGATCACCAATGCGGGGACTGCCCACGTCGGTGAGTTCGGCGGTCCGGACAAGATCGTCGAGGCCAAGGGCGAGATTCTCGATGGTCTGAACGCGTCCGGCACCGCCGTGCTCAACCGTGACGACAAGGCCTATTCGACCTGGGCCGAGCGCGCCGCGGGCAAACGCATCGTATCGTTCGGCCTGGACGACCCCCTCGTGGATTTCTCCGCCGGATCGCTCGCCTACGACCAGCGCGGTTGCCCGAATTTCGTGCTGACCGGCCCGCTGGGGAATCTTCGTATCCAGCTCAATCTGCTGGGCCGGCATAACGTGGCCAACGCCTTGGCGGCAGCCGCGGCGGCCTATGCGCTGGGTATCGAGGCCGAGGCCGTGGTGGCGGGGCTGGAAAGCCTGCAACCGGTCAAGGGGCGAGCCGTGGCGCAGATGCTGAGCAATGGAGTACGGCTGATCGACGACAGCTACAACGCCAATCCGGCATCGATCTGCGCCGCCATCGATGTGCTCGCCAGCTTTGCCGGTCGCACCATCCTCGTGCTTGGCGATATGGGCGAGCTGGGCGAGTGGGCCGAGCAGGGCCATCGCGATGTCGGCGCCTATGCCGCTGGCAAGATCGACACGCTCTATGCCGTCGGGCCTCTGATGGCCCACGCCATTCAGGCATTCGGGCCAGGCGCCCGGCACTTCGCCGACCAGGCCAGCCTTATCGACAGTCTGCGAGCTGAGCAGGGCAGCGGTACCACCATTTTGATCAAGGGCTCACGCAGCGCGGCGATGGACAAAGTCGTCGATGCGCTCGCTGGGCCATCCATGGAGAAACATTGA